The Pichia kudriavzevii chromosome 3, complete sequence nucleotide sequence CAAGACATCAATAACTGCAGACGGATCAGCAGCAAAATCTTCATAAGTTATATTCGAACCCTTAAGTAATGCCAACCATTCCGGTGGAATCCCCTTGACCTTAAAGGTACCATTTTGGGCGTCATAACTCACTTTTGCCTCGTGTGTAACTTTCAACGGTGTGGAGAAGCCCTCCTTCGGACATTTTGCCAAAATAGAATCAATCCACATATTCATTTCTTGATCAGATTTAGTGGTAACAAATGTAGATTTCGTTTTATGTTGAATCTCAAAacaattttctttcatttgATTCTTGACACAATTGTAAACATGCAGTAATGGAATCCTATACCAAAGCTCtgatttttcttcactCTTAAAGAAATCAATGCTGGTCTCACTCAAGACAAGATATTTCTTTGGCCATCTAAAGGAGATGATCCCATCATCTTTCACTTGGACCCAACCACTTTTCCTATGAACTGTGTGCATGATCTTCATCTTGTTGAAGTCAGACTCAAGGTTGGCTGTTTTAACATTTCCCTTTTTGTGAAATTTCCCGATTGTAGCAGTCGTCGAAGacattgttattttttgacCCAAATATTCAGATCCAAGTTCTGAGTTGACTATTACCTTTGATCCTTCTTAATGATGTATATTCGTGTCCCACTTAGTAGAAAATGcgtttttattttctaaGGTGATAATAAGACCTCTTTCAGGATGGAAATAATACAACAGATACTAGTACGACTTCGTCTTTGCAATAACCTGCAAGCAAAAGCACGTACGTCTGTACGTATGTTAGACGAACTGCTGATTCTCACTCACACCTATTTTCCCACCTGGCGCGTTTCAAAATTAGCAATTTTCCCCTTCCCAATATGCTTACCACACTATTCaaatgattttggtttttattttcttttcagaataaatgatgatttcatATCCACGCGTTGACGCGTTCTAGCTCAAGAAATCCCTTACTGCCAATATtgcttcaacaatgtcCCACTTTTTCTCGCATAAATGGCCTGGTAACTACTAGTATGACGAGTGAAAAGAGATATATTATGGATAGAAGCAATGATGTGACTATAGGTGATGTTCAGCTTCAATATTGTACCAGTGATTTGTGGTAGCAGAGGCAAATATTGTGGCAGCTCCTATATGTTGTATTTTAAGTTGATAGTATaactttttcctttcaatattttcatcagtACAGTTCATAAGtattactttttttttgttcatcGTTGGAAAGGTATAGGTGAAATTGGGCGTTGTATTGACGAGGTATTTCTTATCGAAATTCATCTTATTCACATAAACTGTAACCATCACTCAAGTCAAGAAGCGATGACGCAACGTCGACTAACAAAGAACCTTGGCTTTCGTTCAAGGATAAGGTTCTGCTACAGCCGAGTGTGGTTCCATTGTTAAGCTCCAACAATTCCAAGCCAAGCCTATCTGGCGGAGAATCTTCCCTGATGGTAAATACATGGCTATCAGCACCCAAAAGTTGTTGTATTTCACCTTCGGTCAGTAACCCCTTCTTTACATTCTGAGGAGCAAGTAGATAATAGGTAAATTTAGCATCATCTTCGATGGTGTTAATCTTAGAATAGCCGTCCTCTTCACGGTTCCTTCTTTTATTACAGTTTAGTGTTTCATCTCTGCAATGGTTACCGCTTGAGCCTGTGTCCAGACTAACTAAGTCGACACTATTTTTGGGAAAGTTCATCTTTTTTCCCATCTTCCCGTGCATGTATATCGGCGTTTCTAATGCAcctaaaaaaaatatccgtaaccttttgttttaatttctcaaatataGTCTGTTTTTTAAAGTTCACATGGACTTGTTCTTGTGTTGTGCCTTCTGTGAGATCTGACTCTCTATTTTGTTCTGTTATATGTGTATCTCTATGGGAATTGAATTTTGagactttgaaaaatgaagtACTCGGAGGCTCATTCAAACTTCTGGTTTTAACAATGGAGTCTTCAAACgaaatctttgatttatatttagccttttcttttatcaaagatgAGGTTGccaattttctcttgtattCCAAATCCATGCTGGCTTGGACACTGTCTATCGAAGGTAATCTTTGCAGTTCTAACTTGCCAGCCAACTCATTTTGAAGGAGGTTAATACCAAttcctttatttttatcaacCTCCTCAAATTGAAGCTGGGAAAATTTATACTTAAAATTAACATTGCTATTCATTAGCTTGACTGTTTGACAATTTAGTTTATCACAGAGACTCTCAAAATATACCTAGTAAACACAGAATATCTTGCTTTTAAACATTTGATAAAGGATACGtgaaaattaaaagatgCCCCTTTTATAATGCCACAACAGAATGTGCTGTTGCAAAACGACACGTCACTGTATGCTTTCAAAAATTACGTAAtaaatttctttattagGTAATAGCTTCTCCGTTTTCGAGATTGTGATTGGATTTTTAGCGCAGTTCATTTCATTCCCTTGGGATTTTGCCTGTCAAAATAGATTAACAAGAAGCGAATCCTTCAATATCAACGAAGCCTCAGCCCACGCCTTCCTTcagagagaaagaagatttATAATTAACAATAACTTCTAAGGAACTGGTCAGTGTTGCTATTTCTAAGATTTATCGGAGACACTCTGTAATCAAattatttgcatttgtGTTAATATACTGTTCACTTGATACAGGATAAAAGCACTCCCGCCTCCCCCGCATTTACTAGGAAGATCTCATACACCTAAGCATTCCGACCATTGTGTGATCCAATTGATTGTGCCAATTACTGTTCAAACATTGTGCTTTACCTTACATTATTTATTTGCATTTCTTGATACCCTTGGACTATACATTTGTTTGAAGTAGCTATAAGCACTCgaggaaaaacaacaaacaacaaataaaatatcaatttgGATAATGAATGGCCTCAACTTCGACGGCAAAAGGTCATCGGATTTTACTTATCAGTCCCTAGATCCACAAACACCTACCGAGATTGAAGAGTACTCAGATTTATATGATGATTATATGCTATCACCTCAAAGCGATCACCTGGAATCAATGAATTCCGGCGCAGCAGTTTATGACCAATCAGTAGGACCATCTGTGGATGATTTGAGAAGACCATCGAGCCTGAACAATGGAAGATTGGGGTCCGATGAATCACTTGATTCATCTTTTGCTGGTACACAACCTGATATTTCTCTTCAAACTCCTAAATTGGATTATTCTAACAACTTTGGGTCAACATCGCCTGAAACGTTGAATGGTCAAACAAGAACACCAATTTTCAAACGCCCGGTTGATAATATTTTACAAGATTACGTTGGCAAATCTCCAAAAACTCCCGCCCATAAGGGAAACAACTTCAATACAACACCTACAATCAAGTATGAAAGtacagatgaagaagacgaaAACGATAATGTATCAGGGAAAAAGTACTATAATACTAGTAGTACCCCAAATTACGATAATACTATTGACctcaatgatgatgatgactaTGACGATGATGAGGTGGAGAAGTTGCGGCTCCtatctaaaaaaaaaagtcaacATCTTTATTCTACGCAAACCTCTTCCAACGGCAGTTATGGTGATAAATCTAACGATGCAATTATAAtcaaaaaagttgaaggGCAACCCGATCAAGTCATTAAGAAAGGTATAAAAGATTTTAAGATTGGCAGAGAGCTAGGCGAAGGTTCATACTCAACCGTCATGCTCGCAACGGATCTAACAACTCACCGAAACTATGCTCTCAAGATATTAAATAAAAGACATATAatcaaggagaagaaaGTTAGGTACGTTAACATTGAGAAAGATGCTTTGAACAGACTGGGTGATCACAATGGTATTGTTAGATTGCACTATACCTTCCAAGATTCCCAAAGCctatattttgttttagATTTTGCTGAAAATGGTGAACTGTTGacaatgataaaaaaacatgGCACCATGAATGAACACTGCGCTAAGCACTATACTGTACAATTGGTTGATACCATCGACTATATGCATAATAATGGGATTATTCACCGTGACTTGAAACCTGAAAATATTCTAATTGATAAAGATTTAAGGCTCCAAATTACTGATTTCGGTACTGCAAAGATATTAGATAAGGATGATTCTGGAAATTATCCTCCAGATGCTAGGGCCCAATCATTTGTGGGTACAGCAGAATACGTCTCACCAGAATTATTAAGTGACAAATATTGCGGTAAAGCCGCAGATGTTTGGGCGTTCGGGTGTATTGTATATCAAATGATTGCAGGAAAGCCTCCATTCAAAGCAAACAATGAATATCAAACTTTTCAGAAGATTCAAAAACTCCAATACGCATTTACAGCTGGGTTTCCTATCATTATAAGAGATTTAGTCAAAAGGGTCTTGATTTTAAAACCTAGAGAGAGGCTAACCATTCCTGATATTAAACGCCACATGTGGTTTCAGGATATAGATTGGAATAATGAAGACCAAATTTGGAATACAATACCTCCTGAGCTGGGTCCTTACAAATTGTCGGCAAAGGCTATGAAACCGATGCCTGAATTGAATAACCAATATCCAAACGGTTCTTCCACTTCTATTCATCAGCcaaaaaaatccaagagTGGTAATGTTCTTTTGTCGAATTCAAGAAAAGTTTCCAGTTCTAGTGCAAGACAGTGCTCGGCATCAGCAAATTTGGCACCAACATCTGCTCCCACTTCAAATAATGGACTCGGCATCTCTACATCATCTCCAAATGTTATTTCTTCCTCACCGAATAGAAATGGTAGTGTAGGGTCTACTAAAAAGGCCAAACCCAAGAAAAAATCCGCTAGTTCAGCTGCAGTTGCTGCTTTATATGGCAATCAAAGACAATCCTCACACGGGTCTGCGACACCTGCTTCTGAACACATCCCCGCTACACCACCGGTCAGGACATTGGCATCTACACACACGCCATCATCAACTCCACCAGCACTTTCTAAGGCAGGTGGTCATCAAACAGTTTATAAAGTCTCTGAGTCCCAGCATCAAACTGCAGACCTGATTGTTAGGTCTAGACAAACGATTCAACCCAAGGAACGCGTTTATAGCAGTGGTTCATCAGTTGATGTTATTCCAGGAACTAATATACCACGTCCAGTTTTAAATACTAAAATCACTTCTAGAACAACTACAGCATCAAGATCAAGAAACAATTCGTCCTTCAAAACGGCTAAACCAGCAGAAATACCCCCCATGTCCAAGCTTGATTTGAAATGGGTTCAATTTTTGAAGCATCCGGATGAGAGAATTGTTAAGGTTGGTATTGTGGAGTCACAAAAAGAATCTACAATACagtttgaaaagaaatacaagGGCCTTATTATTGAATCCCCATTAGGCTATGTGAATAAAGACAATATTAACATGAGTAatcttttttcaagtagTGATGCAGAGTCAATTATGGTTTTCGACAAGCAAGATCTCAACAATGAAGAGGTTGTGGAGGATCAAGCTGAAGAGCCGGAGGCGACGTCATctgttgataaattcagGAAATTTTTCACAGTTAAGCAACCTGCCCTCTCTCATCAAGAACCGTTATTCCACACTAGAACGCTGTTGATCACGACCTTTGGAAGAGCGTTACTATTTGCTGAAAATCTTGgtgttgataaaaaattgaagtATGAAATCACACTTGAAGCGGACTTGACGAATGAGCTAGTTCATTTTGTCGAAGTAGTTGATCGGAAACTTAATTCTGATGAAGGCCTGTTTGCAATAATGTCCGATTCAATGACGATTTGTTTTAAGGttgaaaaacaagaagTTACACAATGGACTCAATCGTTAGCTAACTCAAGGcttttagaaaaagaacGTAAGCTACGTTCCTATCTATTGAGTCACTCTGAACTTTCTCGGTCTAATGAAGATTCAGCACATGCTGCAGCAACTCTGGCAGCCAACATGAGTCCCGAAATCGGTGCAAGTAGCAACAAGTCGTATAATCCTAAAAGTAAAAACAAAACGGCATTCCCATCAACCTTACGCCCACCTGATTCGGAAACCCATGGCTCAACGCATCCACCATCTACAAAAGTACATAGAAAAAAAGCACCACCACCTCCGCCACTACAAGCAGCATCTAAGACATCGAATGAACTACCACCGTCTCGTtcgaaaaagaaatccaTTGGCAAAGGCCCGATGATTAGTGCTGCAATTAGCAAAGCTGTTTCTATGGCTTCTGTTAATGCAGCTGTGGGCGTGAAAGATAAAgatgaaaacaagaagGTGAATACTTCTAACTCCAAATTTCTGGCACGTAGTAGGATTAGATGATTCCATAGTTACTGTCTCCTCTTATTTGTTGTATATCTTATGTATACTTTCCCTATAATAAATGCATTTCTCAATAGGATTATTATCTTATCGTACTGCTCAAACTTTCATAAATAAGGCTGAGCCATCACCACCCGCGCACCTCAAACAACAAGCGCCAGCAAAAACTCAAATCTAGTCACGTGCCAATGTAAAGggttttatttttatattgaGAGGGTTAGATGTGAAAAATCGCTCCCCGTGCGAGAGTGGCATTGGGAAGAATACTTGCCAGAGATGGGTGCGTGTTGGAAGGTGGATGGGTGTATCgaaaattttcagtttgTAAGACATtaataattgaaaatagGGTGTCTTTTGAAGGGCTTCATATTCACATACAGATAATCTATTAAACAAAATGGCTAAGTTCATCAAGTCAGGTAAAGTTGGTATGTACAAAATCCACACATTTGCTGAGTTTTTAGGCGAAAtagttttggaaatcatCTAGTGAATGTGAAGTTAGCAATATGTCTTAACACTGCCAAGTGTGTCGATACAAACCATTACACATCTAAATTGTTTAATCCATAGCTGAAGAAGCAATACTTTTATGGTGTGTTATTGATGTGTTATAGTGAAATTGTGAACTTTACTATACTCCAGGTTACTATAATCATAAGCTCAAGATGACTtatgatttgaaaaaaaaaaaataataccTTAGTTTTACAGTGATTATCAACTACTTCCGCCTAATTATGACGAATTAAATTGAACACCACCTAGTTACTTCAAGCTAGTTTATAAAACTTGTCGCTCCAAGCACCAATACTAACATTGTTTTATAATTTCTAATCTATTACAGCTGTCGTTGTCAGAGGTAGAAACGCAGGTAAGAAGGTTGTCATTGTCAAGCAATTTGACGAAGGTACCAAGGCAAACCCATTCCCACACGCTATTGTCGCAGGTGTCGAAAGAGCTCCATTAAAGGTTACCAAGGGTATGGGTGCAAAGAAGCTTGCAAAGAAGACCAAGGTCAAGCCATTTGTTAAGTTAGTCAACTACAACCACTTAATGCCAACCAGATACtcttttgatgttgaacCAATCAAGACTGCTGTCTCTGTTGAAGCTTTATCTGAACCATctcaaagagaagaagcaaagaaGGTTGTCAAGAAGGTTTTCGAAGAAAGACACCAAGCAGGTAAGAACAAGTGGTTCTTCACTAAGCTTGCTTTCTAAGTAACTTTTATATACAAAAATTAAGgataaatataaaatacTTTAATGTGcaataataaaaaactTTCTGATCCCTATATTCCAGTCTACCACCAAGGACTaactttttattttgttaaCCGGTTTCTGATGAAcaataatgaaattgttttgttttgttctATAAAATTTACACCTATAATTACTATATCATACATACAAGCTTCATCTAATTACCCATTTTACTTCGGTAATTGAGGTCTCCTCGCCAGCTTGGTCATCGTAGTCGTACCATTCACCCTCGTCTAACAGTACATCCTGAAATTCTGTTGTGGATTCATTACCTTTGCAAACAAAAGGCCCGTTTGCAACAAATTCCACAATCTCGTAACCCCTAGAGTCAATTTCCAGCATTTTAACTTCCTGACCACTATTTTCTGAGTTATAACCCTCGTAACCCTTCGGTAGAGCTATATTTATATTGGATTTTGCCTTACAGAATGAGCACGCTCCTACGTAACTTGCCTCTCCACGTGAACCATCTATTTCATGCTTCTCATACAAATTCACAGTAACCGTTTTGTCATGTGTTTCACGGCACTTTGTGCATTGGATTTTGAATTCGTACTCAAACGGTTCTTTCAAGGAGTCCTTTGGTTTTAGAGAAGTAACATTATTGAGCTCTGCAGTGAGATATAAATATTGCACCATTGTATTGCTTGTATGATAGCTATATTGTTACCGTAGATGAGTTCCTCCAACAGTCTAATTACTTGAGTTTTCTCGCCGCGTCTTCTCATTGGCTGAAAATCGCCTGATGCGTGGATTCTCGAAAAGATGCCTCTCTTTTAAGATGAATATCAGTAACATGTTTTTTCTACTTTGCTTGATACGGTACAAGTAAGGGTGGATCTTATTATACCATGTCGTTTGCCAACAGGATGTTCCGTATGTCACGGGATTTTTCTGCAAACAGTGGAATGAAATTTGCGTCCAATTCATATGGGAAGttatctttcaatttcaatacGTTCAAGCAACAGTTTAGAACATTTCATCGTCAAGCAAAAAGACCACACTTGAAGAACACTTCTAGATGGAACGTATACGACGAGCTTAAGCTATATTCTTATACTTCTCATTTGGCTTTCTTTATGCTTCTACCTCCAATTCTCCAGATGTATACAACCAAAGTTGAGGTTACCCGTGACGATACAATGACTGAATCTTCATTTAATTCTGTGAGCTCCAGTAATGGAATGATGATTAAAAACATAAACTTTTTGGACTTTTTAAGTTCTAGAGGCTCTGATATGATGGAACTCTATGAGAAAAACCTACCGAAACCTGCCGAGACTGTTTTTGCGGAAGATTTTGTTCCTCAGCATTTCACGTCTAACGTTGATTTGGAAAGCGACAACAGAACCCGGAGAGCAGAACCACCTCAATCCCAAACAAAGGATGAGTTCGATTTTTATCTTCAGCAATTAGATGCTGCGTTTAATAGTGTCAAGGCGAACTCCTTGTCGAGCGTACAATATTTCGACAAAATCCAAACTATAACAGACAGACTTATAGGACTTACTAAAAATGACAACTACAAGAAAGATCGTGCGAACAACACCtttatgaaaatatttgaCCAACTGCATCAACTACGACTTCACCAATACGAGATGAAGTTATTTAGGCGATTATTAACTTCTGATCAACATACTGAGGTTAAGTTGGTAAATATTCGTCAGAAAATCATTTCGAATTACGAATATGCCAAGTATAAACAAAATCACAACAATAAGGTTAAATCTAAAGCTAAAAACATCCCAACCCATAAATTAATGTTATCCTCATCTTGGTTGAAAGAGTATGttaataattttgaaagatttgcACAGCTGCTTCAACTACTAGCCACTACAAAgcaaaattccaaaacatTTTCCCAATTGTACTATGTAGGCCTTAAGAGTAATGATGTGTTTTATAAAATGCAAAACACTGAAATACGTTACAGCTTGCTGAGTGTTTTACGTGGACTCGGTCAAACAAAAGAGGCATATGTACTAGATAAGAAGATAAGGAAAATGATGGATACCTTTACAGTGGGCAAAAACATTCGTTCATGAGTTTTATTATTAACTGCGTCAATCTTTGCTATAtatgaaaatggaaagcTCTTATACTAGAAACAGCAAGCGGAGGCCTTACTCTGCAACCACATTTATTCAATTCATTCTATAAGTTAACCCCTTAATCTCATTCGCCCCCTATTATTTATACTTTTATATAATCTATACTACAAGACAACTTTCAGGTAATTATTAAGTGTGCCTCTTAGTTAACAAGGAAGTGTTGGCAGACCTATAGAAGTATTATTCTCGACTTGAAGCCACCATGAggaaaataaatttttcacaatGTACAAGatctgaaattttgaaaaaaaaaaaaagaaagattgATAAATGAATTGTTTTTTACTTTGTCATAATTTTTACCTGGGTTATACTACACAATTAAGATATGAAGTTCTTGACAACAAATTTTGTGAGATGTGCAGTTAAGAGTTGTGACGGTACCGAAGGCTCTTTTCCTCTAAGATATAGGGAATGTCAACTTCAGTTAGAAGAACAAGATTTTGATCCAGAATTCGTAATATCGATGCTTGAAAGATTGAACTGGTCAGCATTAGTGAAGGTTGCTAATGATTTAGGAAATACATCATTACCTCCACAAAAGCCAGAAcacattgaagaaaacgagatattgttgaaagacTTACATTCTTTACTACTTGAAACGAATATTACTGAGGGTCAAATGGTCTGCAATAACTGTAAACACATATACTACATTAAGAATGGCATCGCATCTTTTCTACTTCCTCCACATTTGGCCAAGTAGTTCCCCATGGAATATATAGATGTCTGTATAGCTAATCTGTCCAATAACTTTCTGCTTGTACTAGGCTCTGTTCTGtgaagtttcttttttcttggtttttCCTGCgattcatgttttttttttcttcaagagtGAGGAGACAGCAACACTTGTAAGCCTCGGAAGGAAATGATTCCCTTCAGGAACAGGGGTATTAGGAGTCAATTTCTGTTTGGTAACGGATAATACGCAGCCAATTAAATATCCAGACCACATATCACCCAACGTTACTCCATCATAGCTGCCTCACTAATTATAATAATACATACATACTTGATAGAAAGATAGCTAAACGTACAGGTGTCAACAATAATCAAGATCTCAGGTGCAATTCGgtgaaaaatattcaagGAAAGCTACTTACAATTATACCAGCATCAAATGCCAACTCCACAGAGGTATCAGAATTCTCCATTATCAACCCAGCAAACTGGGTTTTACGATGCATCTTCGCACTTAACTGACGTGTCGTCTTTCCCCACACCAACATCCCCAGGGTCGCCATACAATAGAGGAACTCAGAAAGGTCGAAACAATGATAGTCCGTTGTTTTTGGAGAACTTGAGTGATACGAAAGAGATATCTTTTGATCAACCACAGTCAAGCTTTAAACATAAATCACGATCAAGATCAAACTCCAGAAAACTATCATTTGGAAGACTATTCCTTTTTGGTTCtgataacaataacaataacaatagtAACAGTAATAACACCACTggtaataataacaataacattagcaacaacaataacaacaacaataacaatggtaacaacaataatattAATAGTATTTTTAACGACTTACCGAATACTCAGTCGGAATCAATAAATACAGATCTGTCAGCAACATCATTAAGAACTCCgaaaattgaagaagatgacCCTTTTATAGTTCAAACTCCGCCAGCTACGAATGACTTTCCAAATTGTGATACTCCATCAACAACCGTTAACAACTCGGCACATGATGATTATTTCACCCATGGTTTGCACAGTAACACAAAGGAAAGGGAACCCCAAACCCAAAATCATGATGATAACCATGATGATGTAATTAGACCTAGACGTTTAACTAAAATTAGAAACTTGTTTAAATTCTCAGGTCATGAAGATTCAGCCGTTTCAGATGATCCCCCAGCTACTGGTGAAAATGGTAGTAACTCTAATCATCAAGATTCCTTAAACCATAATTCTAAAGATAAAGATTTGGATTATGAACACGAAGAGCAATCCATATCCTTGATGCAAAAATTtagaagaaagagaacaCCCTCAAGTCCGGTTCTTAAGTCGGAGAAAAATGAGCCTAAAACTATGGATAATGTTGTGGAAATAGATCTAGCAGAGCAGAATTTGGACCTGGATAAGGACAATGATGATCCaactgaaaagaaagacgTGGAATTAAACGACGAGTCACGGGATGAACTAAAACCTTTGAAAGCTGAACCTAAAGGTTTCATTCAGAAGAGGTTACGCAGGGTGACCTCTGCACCTTTAAGCTTGAGAAATTTGACAGAAAACCATGGAAATAACGGCGTACCTGTAGAGaaagttgatgaattaaTCAACCACATAGGTGAGATTAAAATATCCAAGTCCAGCAAACAGACTAGTAGAAACTACTCAAGTAATTCAACTAGATTATCTGACATCCAGGTTGGCCCCCAATCATTCGAGAAGTTAAAATTATTAGGAAAGGGTGATGTGGGTAAAGTTTACCTTGTCAGGGAGAAGGCTACTACAAAGTTATATGCAATGAAAATTCTCAATAAGAAGGAAATGATTGAACGTAAAAAGGTAAAGCGTGTATTAGCAGAGCAAGAAATTTTAGCTACGGCAAATCATCCGTTTATTGTTTCTCTCTATCATTCTTTCCAATCTGAAGATCATCTTTATTTATGCATGGAATATTGTATGGGTGGTGAGTTTTTCAGAGCTTTACAAACACGTCGTATGAAATGTATACCCGAGCAAGATGCTAAGTTTTATGCAGCTGAGGTTACTGCTGCTTTAGAATA carries:
- a CDS encoding uncharacterized protein (PKUD0C07350); translation: MNSNVNFKYKFSQLQFEEVDKNKGIGINLLQNELAGKLELQRLPSIDSVQASMDLEYKRKLATSSLIKEKAKYKSKISFEDSIVKTRSLNEPPSTSFFKVSKFNSHRDTHITEQNRESDLTEGTTQEQVHVNFKKQTIFEKLKQKVTDIFFRCIRNADIHAREDGKKDELSQK
- a CDS encoding uncharacterized protein (PKUD0C07360; Pfam Domains: Pkinase(2.8e-85)|Pkinase_Tyr(5.6e-07)), producing MNGLNFDGKRSSDFTYQSLDPQTPTEIEEYSDLYDDYMLSPQSDHLESMNSGAAVYDQSVGPSVDDLRRPSSLNNGRLGSDESLDSSFAGTQPDISLQTPKLDYSNNFGSTSPETLNGQTRTPIFKRPVDNILQDYVGKSPKTPAHKGNNFNTTPTIKYESTDEEDENDNVSGKKYYNTSSTPNYDNTIDLNDDDDYDDDEVEKLRLLSKKKSQHLYSTQTSSNGSYGDKSNDAIIIKKVEGQPDQVIKKGIKDFKIGRELGEGSYSTVMLATDLTTHRNYALKILNKRHIIKEKKVRYVNIEKDALNRLGDHNGIVRLHYTFQDSQSLYFVLDFAENGELLTMIKKHGTMNEHCAKHYTVQLVDTIDYMHNNGIIHRDLKPENILIDKDLRLQITDFGTAKILDKDDSGNYPPDARAQSFVGTAEYVSPELLSDKYCGKAADVWAFGCIVYQMIAGKPPFKANNEYQTFQKIQKLQYAFTAGFPIIIRDLVKRVLILKPRERLTIPDIKRHMWFQDIDWNNEDQIWNTIPPELGPYKLSAKAMKPMPELNNQYPNGSSTSIHQPKKSKSGNVLLSNSRKVSSSSARQCSASANLAPTSAPTSNNGLGISTSSPNVISSSPNRNGSVGSTKKAKPKKKSASSAAVAALYGNQRQSSHGSATPASEHIPATPPVRTLASTHTPSSTPPALSKAGGHQTVYKVSESQHQTADLIVRSRQTIQPKERVYSSGSSVDVIPGTNIPRPVLNTKITSRTTTASRSRNNSSFKTAKPAEIPPMSKLDLKWVQFLKHPDERIVKVGIVESQKESTIQFEKKYKGLIIESPLGYVNKDNINMSNLFSSSDAESIMVFDKQDLNNEEVVEDQAEEPEATSSVDKFRKFFTVKQPALSHQEPLFHTRTLLITTFGRALLFAENLGVDKKLKYEITLEADLTNELVHFVEVVDRKLNSDEGLFAIMSDSMTICFKVEKQEVTQWTQSLANSRLLEKERKLRSYLLSHSELSRSNEDSAHAAATLAANMSPEIGASSNKSYNPKSKNKTAFPSTLRPPDSETHGSTHPPSTKVHRKKAPPPPPLQAASKTSNELPPSRSKKKSIGKGPMISAAISKAVSMASVNAAVGVKDKDENKKVNTSNSKFLARSRIR
- a CDS encoding uncharacterized protein (PKUD0C07370; similar to Saccharomyces cerevisiae YDR471W (RPL27B) and YHR010W (RPL27A); ancestral locus Anc_5.597); amino-acid sequence: MAKFIKSGKVAVVVRGRNAGKKVVIVKQFDEGTKANPFPHAIVAGVERAPLKVTKGMGAKKLAKKTKVKPFVKLVNYNHLMPTRYSFDVEPIKTAVSVEALSEPSQREEAKKVVKKVFEERHQAGKNKWFFTKLAF
- a CDS encoding uncharacterized protein (PKUD0C07380; similar to Saccharomyces cerevisiae YCR090C; ancestral locus Anc_6.368) yields the protein MVQYLYLTAELNNVTSLKPKDSLKEPFEYEFKIQCTKCRETHDKTVTVNLYEKHEIDGSRGEASYVGACSFCKAKSNINIALPKGYEGYNSENSGQEVKMLEIDSRGYEIVEFVANGPFVCKGNESTTEFQDVLLDEGEWYDYDDQAGEETSITEVKWVIR
- a CDS encoding uncharacterized protein (PKUD0C07390), translating into MSFANRMFRMSRDFSANSGMKFASNSYGKLSFNFNTFKQQFRTFHRQAKRPHLKNTSRWNVYDELKLYSYTSHLAFFMLLPPILQMYTTKVEVTRDDTMTESSFNSVSSSNGMMIKNINFLDFLSSRGSDMMELYEKNLPKPAETVFAEDFVPQHFTSNVDLESDNRTRRAEPPQSQTKDEFDFYLQQLDAAFNSVKANSLSSVQYFDKIQTITDRLIGLTKNDNYKKDRANNTFMKIFDQLHQLRLHQYEMKLFRRLLTSDQHTEVKLVNIRQKIISNYEYAKYKQNHNNKVKSKAKNIPTHKLMLSSSWLKEYVNNFERFAQLLQLLATTKQNSKTFSQLYYVGLKSNDVFYKMQNTEIRYSLLSVLRGLGQTKEAYVLDKKIRKMMDTFTVGKNIRS
- a CDS encoding uncharacterized protein (PKUD0C07400; similar to Saccharomyces cerevisiae YNR046W (TRM112); ancestral locus Anc_6.370); translation: MKFLTTNFVRCAVKSCDGTEGSFPLRYRECQLQLEEQDFDPEFVISMLERLNWSALVKVANDLGNTSLPPQKPEHIEENEILLKDLHSLLLETNITEGQMVCNNCKHIYYIKNGIASFLLPPHLAK